In Tubulanus polymorphus chromosome 2, tnTubPoly1.2, whole genome shotgun sequence, a single window of DNA contains:
- the LOC141899282 gene encoding uncharacterized protein LOC141899282 isoform X1, with product MATVKFKINSLWMIWFCVIVIGIECYIIGSTLNNYTIYKSLEWKGSAPTVTLNLVVFFVVVAILCLPLFILVSAFQVGNFANDGVKLGKEPSKEVWLKTERLGHVKRLWRNFGPWAQVLHLISAFFLLLPRPLMEAELIKHGHFVREGIWVTDLRVMFPMKVHWFGGNVTAHTGGWNTNQISIEFINYALALLVFTVRYPSVFWFTCRPFSGVFSFQLFVLLAQSLVTYNGFCVVYKCAVNRSIMPTVEFCLSAEGILILYLIASAILFIQNLAMFEYGYHYYVVGRRKYKEKYRAARTKKEQLPLMGCQGYVPHCAAMSMMLASMIFKAPINYDEGMVYRVYNDKLLLTCIIMDVVYLLFWIVLWFALTVKQQWDFRITPPMWSEDLQKNGGIYTVGKGRQEPAAPRVTVTPSEIRQSYDSIKDSEVSSAATVETGGFSSVNDVDTKQHHPNPDTPSAARHSYPPSILTNPVESERTSRPVTPVPDVAQSTMNISRPTTPIIYNRQPTPYNSMPNTPENSNPTTPSMPRYAGQNRPNSRPTTPNLSRPCSRPTTPTFSQSGSSPSTPNLSRPSVMQNVHASLAISRPTTPISRPTTPQPPNAKTAHRNPARSRKRAPRVTFEGINIPFSDTDDDLDSPRKGSESGNESSGSSMEDLPPKTKPKTNINNHSCSSDNKLTNKPQQAVNSLGALNQQVRSKIQRNNSKCSADYDNPYSDNYMNYGSLPRTKKQASSLPGGKGDLQNNKFRHSLREKHSDYYELKNIKGAMKDPGNESPDSILNKPIPLIKPLKVNVNVDRTRPAAESPLYGETGNPSSDSGIEMPDGRSVSPNYASNKQPLTLQPSSFLRNCSTFNPTKKDARRSSGNYTTLAALEEMTYPYQETAEEREERLQKEKEARLCSQV from the exons atggCTACTGTTAAGTTTAAGATTAATTCGTTATGGATGATATGGTTTTGTGTGATAGTTATCGGAATCGAATGTTACATTATCGGTTCGACTTTGAATAATTACACGATTTACAAATCGCTCGAATGGAAAGGATCGGCGCCGACAGTGACTTTAAACCTCGTCGTATTTTTCGTGGTTGTTGCAATACTTTGTTTACCGTTGTTTATCCTTGTGTCGGCGTTTCAAGTTGGAAATTTCGCCAACGACGGAGTCAAGTTAGGGAAGGAACCCAGTAAAGAAGTTTGGCTGAAGACAGAACGACTCGGTCACGTCAAGCGTCTCTGGAGAAATTTCGGACCGTGGGCGCAAGTTCTTCATTTAATTTCGGCATTCTTTTTGTTGTTACCCCGACCGCTGATGGAAGCAGAGCTCATCAAACATGGCCATTTCGTTAGAG aaGGAATCTGGGTGACGGATTTGCGAGTGATGTTTCCGATGAAAGTACACTGGTTCGGTGGTAATGTGACGGCGCATACGGGAGGATGGAACACTAACCAAATATCAATCGAGTTCATCAATTACGCTTTAGCGCTGTTAGTTTTTACGGTTCGTTATCCGTCCGTATTCTGGTTCACTTGTCGGCCATTCAGCGGCGTATTCTCGTTTCAACTATTCGTCTTATTGGCTCAAAGTTTGGTGACGTACAACGGCTTCTGCGTCGTGTACAAATGCGCGGTAAACCGGTCCATCATGCCTACAGTTGAATTCTGTCTGAGCGCTGAGGGTATACTGATACTATATCTGATCGCCAGCGCGATTTTATTCATCCAAAATCTAGCCATGTTCGAATACGGTTATCATTATTACGTGGTCGGTCGTAGAAAATACAAGGAAAAATACCGCGCCGCCCGGACGAAGAAGGAGCAACTTCCGTTGATGGGGTGCCAGGGTTATGTTCCGCATTGTGCCGCCATGTCTATGATGTTAGCATCGATGATATTTAAAGCCCCTATCAATTACGATGAAGGCATGGTTTACCGAGTATACAACGACAAACTGTTATTGACTTGTATCATTATggatgttgtttatttgttgttttgGATTGTTCTTTGGTTCGCCTTAACCGTCAAACAACAGTGGGATTTTCGAATCACGCCACCGATGTGGTCCGAAGACCTGCAGAAAAACGGAGGAATCTATACCGTTGGAAAGGGTCGCCAGGAGCCGGCGGCTCCTCGGGTGACTGTTACACCGTCAGAAATCAGGCAGAGTTACGACAGTATCAAAGACAGTGAAGTGAGTTCTGCAGCTACTGTCGAAACGGGTGGATTTTCTTCGGTTAACGACGTGGATACGAAACAACATCATCCGAACCCGGATACACCGTCAGCAGCCCGGCATTCATACCCTCCTAGCATACTAACTAATCCGGTCGAGTCAGAGCGCACCTCACGCCCAGTTACACCTGTTCCAGATGTGGCTCAATCGACGATGAATATTTCCCGGCCGACGACTCCGATCATCTACAATAGACAACCAACTCCTTATAATTCTATGCCAAATACACCGGAGAATTCCAACCCAACCACCCCGTCTATGCCACGCTACGCCGGCCAGAATCGTCCCAATTCCCGTCCGACTACACCTAACCTTTCAAGGCCATGTTCAAGACCGACGACGCCAACGTTTTCACAGTCGGGCTCTTCCCCATCTACTCCGAATCTCTCACGGCCGTCCGTAATGCAGAATGTACACGCTAGTTTGGCGATAAGTCGTCCGACCACGCCGATCTCTCGACCGACCACGCCACAACCGCCGAACGCGAAAACCGCGCATCGAAATCCGGCCCGGAGTCGAAAACGAGCGCCACGAGTCACATTCGAAGGAATAAACATCCCATTTTCAGACACTGACGATGATTTAGATTCACCGCGTAAAGGCAGCGAAAGCGGCAACGAATCTTCGGGCAGCTCAATGGAGGACCTACCTCCGAAAACAAAGCCGAAAACTAATATCAATAATCATTCGTGTTCGAGTGATAATAAACTCACTAACAAACCGCAGCAGGCCGTTAACTCGCTAGGTGCTCTTAATCAGCAAGTGCGATCGAAAATTCAACGTAATAACTCAAAATGTTCGGCGGATTACGATAATCCGTATTCGGATAATTATATGAATTACGGTAGTTTGCCACGGACTAAAAAGCAAGCGAGTTCGCTGCCGGGTGGCAAGGGCGATTTGCAAAACAATAAGTTCCGGCATAGTTTGCGTGAGAAACACAGCGATTATTACGAACTGAAAAACATCAAAGGTGCAATGAAAGATCCGGGTAACGAGAGCCCGGATTCGATATTAAATAAACCTATTCCATTGATTAAACCGTTAAAAGTCAATGTAAATGTAGATCGGACTCGTCCAGCTGCTGAAAGCCCGCTTTACGGAGAGACCGGTAACCCGTCCTCGGACAGCGGTATCGAAATGCCCGACGGCCGATCGGTCAGCCCGAATTACGCGTCCAATAAACAGCCGTTAACGCTACAACCTTCCTCATTTCTGAGAAATTGTAGCACGTTCAACCCGACGAAAAAGGACGCTCGTAGAAGTTCGGGAAACTATACGACATTGGCAGCGCTGGAAGAAATGACCTATCCGTACCAGGAAACGGCGGAGGAACGCGAAGAACGCttacaaaaagaaaaagaagcgAGACTTTGCAGCCAAGTGTGA
- the LOC141899282 gene encoding uncharacterized protein LOC141899282 isoform X2 — protein sequence MFPMKVHWFGGNVTAHTGGWNTNQISIEFINYALALLVFTVRYPSVFWFTCRPFSGVFSFQLFVLLAQSLVTYNGFCVVYKCAVNRSIMPTVEFCLSAEGILILYLIASAILFIQNLAMFEYGYHYYVVGRRKYKEKYRAARTKKEQLPLMGCQGYVPHCAAMSMMLASMIFKAPINYDEGMVYRVYNDKLLLTCIIMDVVYLLFWIVLWFALTVKQQWDFRITPPMWSEDLQKNGGIYTVGKGRQEPAAPRVTVTPSEIRQSYDSIKDSEVSSAATVETGGFSSVNDVDTKQHHPNPDTPSAARHSYPPSILTNPVESERTSRPVTPVPDVAQSTMNISRPTTPIIYNRQPTPYNSMPNTPENSNPTTPSMPRYAGQNRPNSRPTTPNLSRPCSRPTTPTFSQSGSSPSTPNLSRPSVMQNVHASLAISRPTTPISRPTTPQPPNAKTAHRNPARSRKRAPRVTFEGINIPFSDTDDDLDSPRKGSESGNESSGSSMEDLPPKTKPKTNINNHSCSSDNKLTNKPQQAVNSLGALNQQVRSKIQRNNSKCSADYDNPYSDNYMNYGSLPRTKKQASSLPGGKGDLQNNKFRHSLREKHSDYYELKNIKGAMKDPGNESPDSILNKPIPLIKPLKVNVNVDRTRPAAESPLYGETGNPSSDSGIEMPDGRSVSPNYASNKQPLTLQPSSFLRNCSTFNPTKKDARRSSGNYTTLAALEEMTYPYQETAEEREERLQKEKEARLCSQV from the coding sequence ATGTTTCCGATGAAAGTACACTGGTTCGGTGGTAATGTGACGGCGCATACGGGAGGATGGAACACTAACCAAATATCAATCGAGTTCATCAATTACGCTTTAGCGCTGTTAGTTTTTACGGTTCGTTATCCGTCCGTATTCTGGTTCACTTGTCGGCCATTCAGCGGCGTATTCTCGTTTCAACTATTCGTCTTATTGGCTCAAAGTTTGGTGACGTACAACGGCTTCTGCGTCGTGTACAAATGCGCGGTAAACCGGTCCATCATGCCTACAGTTGAATTCTGTCTGAGCGCTGAGGGTATACTGATACTATATCTGATCGCCAGCGCGATTTTATTCATCCAAAATCTAGCCATGTTCGAATACGGTTATCATTATTACGTGGTCGGTCGTAGAAAATACAAGGAAAAATACCGCGCCGCCCGGACGAAGAAGGAGCAACTTCCGTTGATGGGGTGCCAGGGTTATGTTCCGCATTGTGCCGCCATGTCTATGATGTTAGCATCGATGATATTTAAAGCCCCTATCAATTACGATGAAGGCATGGTTTACCGAGTATACAACGACAAACTGTTATTGACTTGTATCATTATggatgttgtttatttgttgttttgGATTGTTCTTTGGTTCGCCTTAACCGTCAAACAACAGTGGGATTTTCGAATCACGCCACCGATGTGGTCCGAAGACCTGCAGAAAAACGGAGGAATCTATACCGTTGGAAAGGGTCGCCAGGAGCCGGCGGCTCCTCGGGTGACTGTTACACCGTCAGAAATCAGGCAGAGTTACGACAGTATCAAAGACAGTGAAGTGAGTTCTGCAGCTACTGTCGAAACGGGTGGATTTTCTTCGGTTAACGACGTGGATACGAAACAACATCATCCGAACCCGGATACACCGTCAGCAGCCCGGCATTCATACCCTCCTAGCATACTAACTAATCCGGTCGAGTCAGAGCGCACCTCACGCCCAGTTACACCTGTTCCAGATGTGGCTCAATCGACGATGAATATTTCCCGGCCGACGACTCCGATCATCTACAATAGACAACCAACTCCTTATAATTCTATGCCAAATACACCGGAGAATTCCAACCCAACCACCCCGTCTATGCCACGCTACGCCGGCCAGAATCGTCCCAATTCCCGTCCGACTACACCTAACCTTTCAAGGCCATGTTCAAGACCGACGACGCCAACGTTTTCACAGTCGGGCTCTTCCCCATCTACTCCGAATCTCTCACGGCCGTCCGTAATGCAGAATGTACACGCTAGTTTGGCGATAAGTCGTCCGACCACGCCGATCTCTCGACCGACCACGCCACAACCGCCGAACGCGAAAACCGCGCATCGAAATCCGGCCCGGAGTCGAAAACGAGCGCCACGAGTCACATTCGAAGGAATAAACATCCCATTTTCAGACACTGACGATGATTTAGATTCACCGCGTAAAGGCAGCGAAAGCGGCAACGAATCTTCGGGCAGCTCAATGGAGGACCTACCTCCGAAAACAAAGCCGAAAACTAATATCAATAATCATTCGTGTTCGAGTGATAATAAACTCACTAACAAACCGCAGCAGGCCGTTAACTCGCTAGGTGCTCTTAATCAGCAAGTGCGATCGAAAATTCAACGTAATAACTCAAAATGTTCGGCGGATTACGATAATCCGTATTCGGATAATTATATGAATTACGGTAGTTTGCCACGGACTAAAAAGCAAGCGAGTTCGCTGCCGGGTGGCAAGGGCGATTTGCAAAACAATAAGTTCCGGCATAGTTTGCGTGAGAAACACAGCGATTATTACGAACTGAAAAACATCAAAGGTGCAATGAAAGATCCGGGTAACGAGAGCCCGGATTCGATATTAAATAAACCTATTCCATTGATTAAACCGTTAAAAGTCAATGTAAATGTAGATCGGACTCGTCCAGCTGCTGAAAGCCCGCTTTACGGAGAGACCGGTAACCCGTCCTCGGACAGCGGTATCGAAATGCCCGACGGCCGATCGGTCAGCCCGAATTACGCGTCCAATAAACAGCCGTTAACGCTACAACCTTCCTCATTTCTGAGAAATTGTAGCACGTTCAACCCGACGAAAAAGGACGCTCGTAGAAGTTCGGGAAACTATACGACATTGGCAGCGCTGGAAGAAATGACCTATCCGTACCAGGAAACGGCGGAGGAACGCGAAGAACGCttacaaaaagaaaaagaagcgAGACTTTGCAGCCAAGTGTGA